From one Musa acuminata AAA Group cultivar baxijiao chromosome BXJ2-6, Cavendish_Baxijiao_AAA, whole genome shotgun sequence genomic stretch:
- the LOC135615137 gene encoding universal stress protein PHOS34-like, whose translation MAAKAEDASTAAAVGKAVMVVGIDDSEHSFYALQWTLLHFFSPAVRPSGSYKLVIVTAKPTPTSVISVASPGAADVLPFVESDLRKISSQVIEKAKDICAAHSVLDVEYEVVEGDARNVLCEAVDKHHAEMLVVGSHGYGAIKRAVLGSVSDYCAHHAHCTVMIVKKPKPKH comes from the exons ATGGCTGCAAAGGCGGAGGATGCGtcgacggcggcggcggtggggaaGGCGGTGATGGTGGTGGGCATCGACGATAGCGAGCACAGTTTCTACGCCCTCCAGTGGACCCTTCTCCACTTCTTCTCCCCTGCCGTCCGTCCCAGCGGGTCCTATAAGCTCGTGATCGTCACCGCCAAGCCCACGCCGACCTCCGTCATCAGCGTCGCCAGCCCTG GAGCGGCCGATGTGCTGCCGTTTGTGGAGTCAGATCTGAGGAAGATTTCGTCGCAGGTGATCGAGAAAGCTAAGGATATCTGCGCCGCCCATTCG GTGCTTGATGTTGAATACGAAGTGGTGGAAGGAGATGCCAGAAACGTTTTGTGTGAGGCAGTGGACAAACACCATGCTGAAATGTTGGTTGTGGGAAGCCATGGATACGGAGCAATTAAAAG GGCTGTGTTGGGAAGTGTGAGTGATTACTGTGCTCATCATGCGCATTGCACTGTGATGATAGTGAAGAAGCCTAAGCCAAAGCACTAA
- the LOC103988577 gene encoding poly [ADP-ribose] polymerase 2 isoform X1 codes for MSAKLKVDELRAELSHRGLNTSGTKPTLVRRLDAALRKEKREAEASDKADSLTDGVSKGAKKRRKDAAGDAMVENAEDDEGGNKEEKRVTMTKKNGAVLDPFLPDHIKLSFHVLNKGEEMYSATLNQTNVGNNNNKFFVIQVLESDDGIRYMVYHRWGRVGVRGQDKLLGPYTSQEAAIHEFEKKFYDKTKNQWCLRKEFKCHPKCYTWLEMDYTDSENGTAPDKTCQSSSSQLRATKLDSRIAKFISLICNISMMKQQMLEIGYNAEKLPLGKLSKSTILKGYDVLRRISEVIAQSDRKKLEELSGEFYTVIPHDFGFRKMREFVIDSPSKLKRKLEMVESLAEIEIATKLLKDDSETQVVLMLKDDPLYCRYEQLHCELSPIEADTNEFAMVKKYLLNTHAKTHSGYRVDIVQIFKVSRKGELECYGKFSSTKNRMLLWHGSRLTNWTGILSQGLRIAPPEAPVTGYMFGKGVYFADMFSKSANYCCASSQSRDGVLLLCEVALGEMAELLAADYNADRLPKGKLSTKGVGATAPDMLDSQVLEDGVVVPLGTPKEQNNLQCSLLYNEYIVYNIEQIRMRYVIHVLFDFKN; via the exons ATGTCCGCGAAGCTCAAGGTCGACGAGCTCCGCGCCGAGCTCTCCCACCGCGGCCTCAATACCTCCGGGACGAAACCCACACTC GTCCGCCGGCTGGACGCCGCTCTCCGCAAGGAGAAAAGGGAAGCGGAGGCATCCGACAAGGCGGATTCTTTGACGGATGGCGTCTCCAAGGGCGCCAAGAAGAGGCGGAAAGATGCGGCTGGCGATGCCATGGTGGAAAATGCCGAAG ACGACGAGGGGGGCAATAAGGAGGAGAAGCGGGTCACAATGACCAAAAAGAATGGCGCCGTGCTGGACCCCTTCCTCCCAGATCATATAAAGTTGAGCTTTCATGTCTTGAACAAG GGAGAGGAGATGTACAGTGCTACCCTAAATCAGACAAATGTTGGAAATAACAACAACAAGTTTTTTGTGATCCAGGTTCTAG AATCTGATGATGGTATAAGGTACATGGTTTACCATAGATGGGGTAGGGTCGGAGTAAGAGGTCAAGACAAGTTACTAGGTCCTTATACTTCTCAAGAAGCTGCGATACATGAATTTGAGAAGAAGTTTTATGACAAGACAAAGAACCAGTGGTGTCTTCGCAAAGAGTTTAAATGTCACCCAAAATGTTACACTTGGCTGGAAATGGATTATACCGATTCAGAAAATGGAACA GCACCCGATAAGACTTGTCAATCAAGTAGTAGTCAACTTCGTGCTACAAAACTTGATTCCCGTATTGCCAAGTTTATTTCCCTTATCTGCAATATCAGCATGATGAAGCAGCAAATGTTGGAAATAG GTTATAATGCTGAAAAGTTGCCACTTGGTAAGCTGAGTAAGTCTACAATTTTAAAG GGTTATGATGTTCTGAGAAGAATCTCAGAGGTGATTGCACAATCAGATAGGAAAAAATTGGAAGAACTGAGTGG GGAGTTCTACACTGTGATACCTCatgacttcggttttagaaagatGC GTGAGTTTGTTATCGACAGCCCTAGCAAATTAAAGAGAAAGCTAGAAATG GTTGAGAGCCTAGCTGAGATTGAGATTGCGACTAAACTTCTGAAGGATGATTCTGAGACACAG GTTGTTTTGATGTTGAAGGATGACCCTCTATATTGTCGTTATGAGCAACTGCATTGTGAACTATCACCAATTGAAGCTGATACCAATGAATTTGCTATG GTAAAGAAATATCTACTGAACACGCATGCCAAAACACACTCGGGTTATAGAGTTGATATCGTGCAGATATTTAAGGTTTCCAGGAAGGGTGAACTTGAATGCTATGGAAAG TTCTCTAGTACAAAGAATAGGATGCTTCTTTGGCATGGTTCTCGCCTCACCAATTGGACTGGCATCCTTTCACAAG GTTTGCGTATTGCTCCTCCAGAAGCACCAGTTACAGGTTACATGTTTGGAAAGGGAGTTTATTTTGCTGATATGTTCTCAAAAAGTGCAAATTATTGTTGTGCATCAAGTCAATCAAGGGATGGGGTGCTGCTTTTATGTGAG GTTGCGCTTGGTGAGATGGCTGAGCTACTAGCTGCTGATTATAATGCTGATCGCTTACCAAAGGGAAAACTAAG CACAAAAGGGGTTGGAGCCACAGCACCTGACATGTTGGATTCCCAGGTCCTTGAAGATGGCGTAGTTGTCCCTCTTGGAACACCAAAAGAACAAAATAATCTTCAG tGTAGTTTGCTATACAATGAATATATTGTGTACAACATAGAGCAGATTCGGATGCGGTATGTCATTCATGTACTTTTCGATTTCAAGAATTGA
- the LOC103988577 gene encoding poly [ADP-ribose] polymerase 2 isoform X2, with protein MSAKLKVDELRAELSHRGLNTSGTKPTLVRRLDAALRKEKREAEASDKADSLTDGVSKGAKKRRKDAAGDAMVENAEDDEGGNKEEKRVTMTKKNGAVLDPFLPDHIKLSFHVLNKGEEMYSATLNQTNVGNNNNKFFVIQVLESDDGIRYMVYHRWGRVGVRGQDKLLGPYTSQEAAIHEFEKKFYDKTKNQWCLRKEFKCHPKCYTWLEMDYTDSENGTAPDKTCQSSSSQLRATKLDSRIAKFISLICNISMMKQQMLEIGYNAEKLPLGKLSKSTILKGYDVLRRISEVIAQSDRKKLEELSGEFYTVIPHDFGFRKMREFVIDSPSKLKRKLEMVESLAEIEIATKLLKDDSETQDDPLYCRYEQLHCELSPIEADTNEFAMVKKYLLNTHAKTHSGYRVDIVQIFKVSRKGELECYGKFSSTKNRMLLWHGSRLTNWTGILSQGLRIAPPEAPVTGYMFGKGVYFADMFSKSANYCCASSQSRDGVLLLCEVALGEMAELLAADYNADRLPKGKLSTKGVGATAPDMLDSQVLEDGVVVPLGTPKEQNNLQCSLLYNEYIVYNIEQIRMRYVIHVLFDFKN; from the exons ATGTCCGCGAAGCTCAAGGTCGACGAGCTCCGCGCCGAGCTCTCCCACCGCGGCCTCAATACCTCCGGGACGAAACCCACACTC GTCCGCCGGCTGGACGCCGCTCTCCGCAAGGAGAAAAGGGAAGCGGAGGCATCCGACAAGGCGGATTCTTTGACGGATGGCGTCTCCAAGGGCGCCAAGAAGAGGCGGAAAGATGCGGCTGGCGATGCCATGGTGGAAAATGCCGAAG ACGACGAGGGGGGCAATAAGGAGGAGAAGCGGGTCACAATGACCAAAAAGAATGGCGCCGTGCTGGACCCCTTCCTCCCAGATCATATAAAGTTGAGCTTTCATGTCTTGAACAAG GGAGAGGAGATGTACAGTGCTACCCTAAATCAGACAAATGTTGGAAATAACAACAACAAGTTTTTTGTGATCCAGGTTCTAG AATCTGATGATGGTATAAGGTACATGGTTTACCATAGATGGGGTAGGGTCGGAGTAAGAGGTCAAGACAAGTTACTAGGTCCTTATACTTCTCAAGAAGCTGCGATACATGAATTTGAGAAGAAGTTTTATGACAAGACAAAGAACCAGTGGTGTCTTCGCAAAGAGTTTAAATGTCACCCAAAATGTTACACTTGGCTGGAAATGGATTATACCGATTCAGAAAATGGAACA GCACCCGATAAGACTTGTCAATCAAGTAGTAGTCAACTTCGTGCTACAAAACTTGATTCCCGTATTGCCAAGTTTATTTCCCTTATCTGCAATATCAGCATGATGAAGCAGCAAATGTTGGAAATAG GTTATAATGCTGAAAAGTTGCCACTTGGTAAGCTGAGTAAGTCTACAATTTTAAAG GGTTATGATGTTCTGAGAAGAATCTCAGAGGTGATTGCACAATCAGATAGGAAAAAATTGGAAGAACTGAGTGG GGAGTTCTACACTGTGATACCTCatgacttcggttttagaaagatGC GTGAGTTTGTTATCGACAGCCCTAGCAAATTAAAGAGAAAGCTAGAAATG GTTGAGAGCCTAGCTGAGATTGAGATTGCGACTAAACTTCTGAAGGATGATTCTGAGACACAG GATGACCCTCTATATTGTCGTTATGAGCAACTGCATTGTGAACTATCACCAATTGAAGCTGATACCAATGAATTTGCTATG GTAAAGAAATATCTACTGAACACGCATGCCAAAACACACTCGGGTTATAGAGTTGATATCGTGCAGATATTTAAGGTTTCCAGGAAGGGTGAACTTGAATGCTATGGAAAG TTCTCTAGTACAAAGAATAGGATGCTTCTTTGGCATGGTTCTCGCCTCACCAATTGGACTGGCATCCTTTCACAAG GTTTGCGTATTGCTCCTCCAGAAGCACCAGTTACAGGTTACATGTTTGGAAAGGGAGTTTATTTTGCTGATATGTTCTCAAAAAGTGCAAATTATTGTTGTGCATCAAGTCAATCAAGGGATGGGGTGCTGCTTTTATGTGAG GTTGCGCTTGGTGAGATGGCTGAGCTACTAGCTGCTGATTATAATGCTGATCGCTTACCAAAGGGAAAACTAAG CACAAAAGGGGTTGGAGCCACAGCACCTGACATGTTGGATTCCCAGGTCCTTGAAGATGGCGTAGTTGTCCCTCTTGGAACACCAAAAGAACAAAATAATCTTCAG tGTAGTTTGCTATACAATGAATATATTGTGTACAACATAGAGCAGATTCGGATGCGGTATGTCATTCATGTACTTTTCGATTTCAAGAATTGA